In one window of Streptomyces sp. NBC_01224 DNA:
- a CDS encoding SIS domain-containing protein, giving the protein MSDSKLAGQFFDAAIGLLERVRDEESGNIAAAGAAIADTVAAGGRLFAFGAGHSSLAAQDVVYRAGGLALMNLLAVPGSVGVDVMPAPLGSALERVNGLAGAVLDSSPAKAGDVLVIISLSGRNALPVEMAMNARALGLKVIGVTSVAYADGTRSRHSSGGFLRDHCDIVLDSKISIGDAELTAEGVAAPFAPASTVVTSAVMQAMMAAAVEQLVARGVEPPMLRSGNVDGGHEWNGRVMTEYRDRIFYRH; this is encoded by the coding sequence ATGAGCGACAGCAAGCTGGCCGGTCAGTTCTTCGATGCAGCGATCGGCCTGCTGGAGCGCGTACGCGACGAGGAGTCCGGCAACATCGCGGCCGCCGGTGCCGCGATCGCCGACACCGTCGCCGCGGGCGGCAGGCTCTTCGCCTTCGGTGCCGGGCACTCCTCGCTCGCCGCGCAGGACGTCGTCTACCGGGCGGGCGGACTCGCCCTGATGAACCTGCTGGCCGTGCCCGGGAGCGTCGGCGTCGACGTCATGCCGGCGCCCCTCGGCTCGGCACTGGAGCGGGTCAACGGGCTGGCGGGCGCGGTGCTCGACTCCAGCCCCGCCAAGGCGGGCGACGTCCTCGTGATCATCTCGCTCTCCGGGCGCAACGCGCTTCCGGTGGAGATGGCGATGAATGCGCGGGCGCTCGGCCTGAAGGTCATCGGCGTCACTTCGGTGGCGTACGCAGACGGCACCCGGTCCCGGCACAGCTCGGGCGGCTTCCTGCGGGACCACTGCGACATCGTGCTCGACAGCAAGATCTCCATCGGCGACGCGGAGCTGACCGCCGAAGGGGTCGCGGCGCCGTTCGCACCCGCGTCGACGGTCGTCACCAGTGCGGTGATGCAGGCGATGATGGCCGCCGCGGTGGAGCAGCTCGTGGCGCGGGGGGTCGAGCCGCCGATGCTGCGGTCGGGGAACGTCGACGGCGGTCACGAGTGGAACGGGCGCGTCATGACGGAGTACCGGGACCGGATCTTCTACCGCCACTGA
- a CDS encoding ABC transporter ATP-binding protein translates to MQDRTETDRAVRAGETGEAGGAPTAPPAVRVQGLWKRFGEQTAVAGIDLELPAGKFIGLVGPNGAGKTTTLSMVTGLLRPDQGLIEVGGHDVWRDPVEVKSRIGVLPEGLRLFERLSGRELLAYTGRLRGLPGAEVDKRATQLLDVLDLAGSQHKLVVDYSTGMRKKIGLAAALLHNPEVLFLDEPFEGVDPVSAQTIREVLERYTRSGATVVFSSHVMELVESLCDWVAVMAAGTIRAQGTLAQVRGEASSLQNAFLELVGAGSRTTGESLDWLGGDR, encoded by the coding sequence ATGCAGGACCGGACAGAGACCGACAGAGCAGTGCGGGCAGGGGAAACAGGAGAGGCGGGCGGAGCGCCGACGGCGCCGCCCGCCGTTCGCGTACAGGGGCTGTGGAAGCGGTTCGGCGAACAGACCGCGGTCGCCGGGATCGATCTGGAGCTGCCCGCGGGCAAGTTCATCGGCCTGGTGGGGCCCAACGGAGCGGGCAAGACCACCACTCTGTCGATGGTCACCGGACTGCTCCGCCCCGACCAGGGACTGATCGAGGTCGGCGGCCATGACGTGTGGCGCGACCCGGTCGAGGTGAAGTCCAGGATCGGTGTGCTCCCGGAGGGGCTGCGGCTCTTCGAACGCCTCTCGGGGCGCGAACTCCTCGCATACACCGGAAGATTGCGCGGGCTGCCGGGCGCCGAGGTCGACAAACGGGCCACCCAGCTGCTCGATGTACTCGATCTGGCGGGCTCCCAGCACAAGCTGGTCGTCGACTACTCGACCGGCATGCGGAAGAAGATCGGGCTCGCCGCCGCGCTGCTGCACAACCCCGAAGTGCTCTTCCTGGACGAGCCGTTCGAGGGCGTCGACCCGGTGTCGGCGCAGACCATCCGCGAGGTTCTGGAGCGGTACACCCGCTCGGGGGCGACCGTCGTCTTCTCCAGCCATGTGATGGAGCTCGTGGAGTCCCTCTGCGACTGGGTGGCCGTCATGGCCGCCGGCACGATCCGGGCCCAGGGCACCCTGGCCCAGGTGCGCGGCGAGGCGTCCTCGCTGCAGAACGCCTTCCTCGAACTCGTCGGCGCAGGCTCCCGGACCACCGGCGAGTCCCTGGACTGGCTGGGCGGCGACCGATGA
- a CDS encoding metal-dependent transcriptional regulator — protein sequence MSGLIDTTEMYLRTILELEEEGVVPMRARIAERLDQSGPTVSQTVARMERDGLVQVAGDRHLELTDEGRRLATRVMRKHRLAECLLVDVIGLEWEQVHAEACRWEHVMSEAVERRVLELLRHPTESPYGNPIPGLEELGEKAEADPFLDEGMVSLSELDPGAEGKTVVVRRIGEPIQTDAQLMYTLRRAGVQPGSVVSVTQSPGGVLVGSSGEAAELDAEIASHVFVAKR from the coding sequence ATGTCCGGACTGATCGACACCACGGAGATGTATCTCCGCACCATCCTCGAACTCGAAGAGGAAGGCGTGGTCCCCATGCGCGCCCGGATTGCGGAACGGCTGGACCAGAGCGGTCCGACGGTCAGCCAGACGGTGGCGCGCATGGAGCGCGACGGCCTGGTGCAGGTCGCGGGCGACCGCCACCTGGAGCTGACCGACGAGGGGCGCCGCCTCGCGACCCGCGTCATGCGCAAGCACCGGCTCGCCGAGTGCCTGCTCGTCGACGTGATCGGCCTGGAGTGGGAGCAGGTCCACGCCGAGGCATGCCGCTGGGAGCATGTGATGAGCGAGGCCGTGGAGCGGCGGGTGCTGGAGCTGCTGCGCCACCCGACGGAGTCCCCGTACGGGAATCCGATCCCGGGCCTGGAGGAGCTGGGCGAGAAGGCCGAGGCCGACCCGTTCCTCGACGAGGGCATGGTGAGCCTGTCGGAGCTCGACCCGGGTGCCGAGGGCAAGACGGTGGTCGTGCGCCGGATCGGTGAGCCGATCCAGACGGACGCCCAGCTGATGTACACGCTGCGGCGGGCGGGTGTGCAGCCCGGCTCCGTGGTCAGCGTGACCCAGTCGCCCGGCGGGGTGCTGGTCGGCAGCAGTGGCGAGGCGGCGGAGCTGGACGCCGAGATCGCCTCGCATGTGTTCGTGGCCAAGCGCTGA
- a CDS encoding transporter, translating to MSVLDAPVGAAPGQNGTSGGEGLVPVFVRLKLTLLRNGLRQSAGRRAAYITSVVLALLIAASQLMGLIALRGHAHVGALVILMTGVLAVGWTVMPLFFPSGDETLDPSRLVMLPLRPRPLIAALLTASLVGIGPLFTLCLAAGSVIAVAQGVAGAVFAVVAAPLTLLVCVALTRAVATANTRLLTSRKGRDLAVLSGLVIAVGFQVVNFGAQRLGQAGGLSALEPAADVVRWLPPASAIGAVDSASRGSYGQAAVQLLLSVAALFALLWLWQRSLVKLMTAPDGSTLSAAGPTREKAGKGGSRLSALLPAGRTGPVMERSLRYIARDPKTKAAWVTALAIGLIVPMLNAVQGSGSIYFACFAAGMLGIQMYNQFGQDTSAFWMVALTISSTRDAYIELRARAMALLLITLPYTTLVTVLTAAVLGDWGALPEAMGLSFALLGAMLATGAVASANFPYSIPQDGAFKNVAPGQAGLAWISIFGGMISAALLCAPVIAVTIWLHVADIEQWLWLLLPAGAVYGALISWAGLRLAAPRTANRLPEILAAVSKG from the coding sequence ATGAGCGTGCTCGACGCCCCCGTGGGAGCCGCCCCCGGCCAAAACGGCACGAGCGGCGGCGAGGGGCTCGTCCCCGTCTTCGTACGGCTCAAGCTGACCCTGCTGCGCAACGGGCTGCGGCAGTCGGCCGGCCGACGGGCCGCGTACATCACCTCCGTCGTCCTCGCCCTGCTGATCGCCGCGAGCCAGCTGATGGGACTGATCGCACTGCGCGGGCACGCCCATGTCGGTGCCCTCGTCATCCTGATGACCGGGGTGCTGGCGGTCGGCTGGACGGTGATGCCGCTGTTCTTCCCCAGCGGTGACGAGACCCTCGACCCGAGCCGTCTGGTGATGCTGCCGTTGCGGCCGCGCCCGCTGATCGCTGCGCTGCTGACGGCGTCACTGGTCGGGATCGGTCCGCTGTTCACGCTCTGTCTGGCGGCCGGCTCGGTGATCGCGGTGGCGCAGGGGGTGGCCGGTGCGGTGTTCGCCGTGGTGGCCGCGCCACTCACGTTGCTGGTGTGCGTCGCGCTGACACGGGCCGTGGCCACGGCCAACACCCGGCTGCTGACATCACGCAAGGGCCGCGATCTCGCGGTGCTCAGCGGGCTCGTGATCGCGGTGGGCTTCCAGGTCGTCAACTTCGGTGCACAGCGGCTGGGACAGGCGGGCGGCCTCTCCGCGCTCGAACCGGCCGCGGACGTGGTGCGCTGGCTGCCGCCCGCCTCGGCGATCGGGGCGGTGGACTCGGCGTCGCGGGGCTCGTACGGGCAGGCCGCCGTACAGCTGCTGCTGTCCGTGGCGGCGCTGTTCGCGCTGTTGTGGCTGTGGCAGCGGAGTCTGGTGAAGCTGATGACGGCCCCGGACGGCTCGACCCTCTCCGCCGCCGGGCCGACCCGCGAGAAGGCCGGCAAGGGTGGCTCCCGGCTCTCCGCACTGCTGCCCGCGGGGCGTACCGGCCCGGTGATGGAGCGCAGCCTGCGGTACATCGCACGCGATCCGAAGACCAAGGCCGCCTGGGTCACGGCGCTGGCGATCGGGCTGATCGTGCCGATGCTCAACGCCGTGCAGGGCAGCGGCTCGATCTACTTCGCCTGCTTCGCCGCCGGAATGCTCGGCATCCAGATGTACAACCAGTTCGGGCAGGACACGTCCGCGTTCTGGATGGTGGCGCTGACCATCTCCTCCACCCGGGACGCGTACATCGAACTGCGCGCGCGGGCAATGGCGTTGCTGCTGATCACCCTGCCGTACACGACCCTGGTGACGGTGCTGACGGCGGCGGTCCTCGGCGACTGGGGCGCGCTGCCGGAGGCCATGGGGCTGTCGTTCGCCCTGCTGGGCGCGATGCTGGCGACGGGCGCCGTGGCATCGGCGAACTTCCCGTACTCGATCCCGCAGGACGGGGCGTTCAAGAACGTGGCACCGGGGCAGGCCGGGCTCGCCTGGATCTCGATCTTCGGCGGCATGATCTCGGCGGCGCTGCTCTGCGCACCCGTGATCGCGGTGACGATCTGGCTCCATGTCGCCGACATCGAGCAGTGGCTGTGGCTGCTGCTGCCCGCGGGGGCCGTGTACGGGGCGCTGATCTCCTGGGCGGGGCTACGGCTCGCCGCTCCCCGAACGGCGAACCGGCTCCCGGAGATCCTGGCGGCGGTCAGCAAGGGCTGA
- a CDS encoding bifunctional DNA primase/polymerase: MEATKILRQRGEQLLDAAVRYTEERHWAVCPGTWLEAAEGAERCSCGDAGCASPGAHPAGPDWAGQATGSGAAARRMWSKYPGASILLPTGRTFDAIDVPESAGFLALARMERMDVPIGPVTRTPDRRMLFFVLPGTTTDVDALVRKLDWRAASIGLVGRGDGHYVTGPPTRIGGRGAVQWARRPTSANRWLPDAEELISPLAYACAREAADARARLP, encoded by the coding sequence ATGGAAGCCACGAAGATCCTCCGACAACGGGGCGAGCAACTGCTCGACGCCGCGGTGCGGTACACGGAGGAGCGGCACTGGGCCGTGTGCCCCGGCACCTGGCTGGAGGCGGCCGAGGGAGCCGAGCGGTGCTCGTGCGGTGACGCCGGATGTGCCTCCCCCGGCGCCCACCCCGCCGGACCCGACTGGGCGGGCCAGGCGACCGGCAGTGGTGCCGCGGCCCGCCGGATGTGGTCCAAGTACCCCGGGGCGTCGATCCTGTTGCCCACCGGTCGCACCTTCGACGCGATCGACGTACCGGAGTCCGCCGGCTTCCTCGCCCTGGCCCGGATGGAGCGGATGGACGTGCCGATCGGGCCCGTCACCCGCACCCCCGACCGGCGGATGCTCTTCTTCGTCCTGCCGGGTACGACGACCGACGTGGACGCCCTGGTAAGGAAGTTGGACTGGCGAGCAGCATCGATCGGCCTCGTCGGCCGCGGCGACGGTCACTACGTGACGGGGCCGCCGACCCGGATCGGCGGACGTGGGGCGGTGCAGTGGGCCCGCCGTCCCACATCCGCCAACCGGTGGCTGCCGGACGCCGAGGAGCTCATCAGCCCGCTCGCCTACGCCTGCGCGAGGGAAGCAGCCGACGCACGGGCACGCCTTCCCTGA
- a CDS encoding alpha/beta fold hydrolase, whose product MVRRIDVTGTDGVRLAAWEFADPPKGRTEGERAPGVLLLHGLMGRASHWASTTRWLAERHRAVGLDQRGHGRSEKPAEGPYTRDAYVADAEAAIEQLGLAPVTLVGHAMGALTAWQLAAKRPDLVRALVVCDMRASALGAASQREWEDWFKSWPVPFATLSDVRKWFGEDDPWVERPNPARGEFFAEVMAERADGWRPVFSRRQMLQSRATWVFDAHWEELAQVRCPTLVLRGLDGELGRAEAQEMVRVLPRGQYAEVADAGHLVHYDQPEGWRAAVEPFLEQFAEDPQDDREPVSP is encoded by the coding sequence ATGGTGCGGCGCATCGATGTGACCGGGACCGACGGCGTACGCCTCGCGGCCTGGGAGTTCGCCGACCCGCCCAAAGGGCGCACGGAGGGCGAACGCGCCCCCGGGGTCTTATTGCTCCACGGTTTGATGGGCCGGGCCTCCCACTGGGCCTCGACCACCCGCTGGCTCGCCGAGCGGCACCGCGCCGTCGGCCTCGACCAGCGAGGGCACGGCCGCAGCGAGAAGCCGGCCGAAGGCCCGTACACCCGTGATGCGTACGTCGCCGACGCCGAGGCGGCGATCGAACAGCTCGGCCTCGCCCCCGTCACTCTCGTCGGGCATGCGATGGGAGCGCTCACCGCCTGGCAGCTCGCCGCGAAGCGCCCCGATCTCGTCCGGGCCCTGGTCGTCTGCGACATGCGGGCCTCGGCGCTCGGGGCGGCCTCGCAGCGGGAGTGGGAGGACTGGTTCAAGTCCTGGCCGGTGCCGTTCGCGACGCTCTCCGACGTACGGAAGTGGTTCGGCGAGGACGACCCCTGGGTGGAGCGGCCCAACCCCGCCCGCGGCGAATTCTTCGCCGAGGTGATGGCCGAGCGGGCCGACGGCTGGCGCCCCGTCTTCTCCCGTCGCCAGATGCTCCAGTCCCGCGCGACGTGGGTGTTCGACGCGCACTGGGAGGAGCTGGCACAGGTCCGGTGCCCGACCCTGGTGCTCCGTGGCCTCGACGGCGAGCTGGGCCGGGCGGAGGCCCAGGAGATGGTCCGCGTACTGCCGCGCGGGCAGTACGCGGAGGTGGCCGACGCCGGCCATCTCGTCCACTACGACCAGCCGGAGGGCTGGCGAGCGGCGGTCGAACCCTTCCTGGAGCAGTTCGCCGAGGACCCTCAGGACGACCGCGAGCCTGTCTCCCCTTGA